The sequence GCTGCTGCGGCCGCTGCCCAAGCTGAAGCGGTATCTGGCGTACCTGCCGGAGGGACCGGTCATCGACTGGGAGGCGCCCGACCTGGAGCGCTGGCTGGACCCGATGCTGGCCCACCTCAAGGGGCTCGGCGCCTTCTCGGTGAAGATGGGCCCGCCCGTGGTGGTGCGGCGGTGGAGCCCCGAGGCGGTCAAGGCCGCCATCGCCGACCCGGACGCGCACCGGCTGCGGGACGCGCCGCCGACCTCCGAGGAACCGGGGGCGCTCGCCCTCGTCGACCGGCTGCGCCGGATGGGCTGGCGGCAGAGCGAGCCCGGCGGCGAGGACGGCTTCGCCGCCGGGCAGCCCCGGTACGTCTGCCAGGTGCCGTACGCCGGGCGGTCCCTGGAGGACATCCAGCGCGGGCTCAACCAGCAGTGGCGGCGCAACATCAAGAAGGCCGAGAAGGCGGGGGTGAAGGTCGTACAGGGGGACTACGCAGATCTGCCGGCCTTCTACGAGCTGTACGCGGAGACGGCGGAGCGGGACCGTTTCATCCCGCGCCCGCTGTCGTACTTCCAGCGGATGTGGACGGCGCTCACCGCCGAGGACCCGGACCGGATGCGGCTGTACCTCGCCCAGCACGACGGCGAGGTGCTCGCCGCGGCCACGATGCTGATCGTCGGCGGCCATGTCTGGTACTCCTATGGCGCCTCCACCAGCCGGAAGCGGGAGGTGCAGCCCAACAACGCGATGCAGTGGC is a genomic window of Streptomyces sp. WP-1 containing:
- a CDS encoding peptidoglycan bridge formation glycyltransferase FemA/FemB family protein encodes the protein MSLTVRPVTRAEHLAFVAGRPSASHLQLPSWGDVKPDWRAESLGWFEADGRLVGVGLVLLRPLPKLKRYLAYLPEGPVIDWEAPDLERWLDPMLAHLKGLGAFSVKMGPPVVVRRWSPEAVKAAIADPDAHRLRDAPPTSEEPGALALVDRLRRMGWRQSEPGGEDGFAAGQPRYVCQVPYAGRSLEDIQRGLNQQWRRNIKKAEKAGVKVVQGDYADLPAFYELYAETAERDRFIPRPLSYFQRMWTALTAEDPDRMRLYLAQHDGEVLAAATMLIVGGHVWYSYGASTSRKREVQPNNAMQWRMMCDAHELGAHVYDFRGITDTLEESDHLLGLLRFKVGAGGGAAEYVGEWDFPLNRLLHKAFDVYMARR